From Rudanella lutea DSM 19387, a single genomic window includes:
- a CDS encoding SDR family NAD(P)-dependent oxidoreductase, translated as MNWLTDKRIVIIGGTTGMGLSAAQAFVREGARVVVVGRNPESCTAAEAQLDGNGLAMSGDAADPKTAVTAIDLCQNIFGGFDGLYHVAGGSGRRFGDGPLHELTIEGWNATIQLNITSLMLSNQAAVRAFREQGQGGAILNMGSVLGYSPSPKHFVTHSYAAAKSAVIGFTRSIAAYYAADNIRVNALLPALVETPMSQRATTDDAIMSFVKTKQPLEGGRIGQPDDLDGAAVYFLSDQSRFTTGQILTIDGGWDLSEGQY; from the coding sequence ATGAACTGGCTTACTGACAAACGAATTGTAATCATTGGTGGCACCACCGGCATGGGTCTTTCGGCCGCTCAGGCTTTTGTGCGCGAAGGCGCCCGCGTGGTGGTGGTTGGGCGCAACCCCGAAAGCTGCACGGCCGCCGAAGCACAACTGGATGGCAACGGACTGGCCATGTCGGGCGATGCCGCCGACCCCAAAACCGCCGTTACCGCTATCGACCTCTGCCAGAATATCTTCGGTGGGTTCGATGGGCTGTACCACGTAGCCGGGGGCAGCGGTCGGCGCTTCGGCGACGGCCCCCTCCACGAGCTGACGATTGAGGGCTGGAACGCCACCATCCAACTGAATATCACCTCGCTCATGCTGTCTAATCAGGCCGCCGTGCGGGCCTTTCGGGAGCAGGGTCAGGGGGGGGCTATTCTGAACATGGGCTCTGTGCTGGGTTACTCGCCTTCGCCCAAGCACTTCGTAACACACTCCTACGCAGCGGCCAAGTCGGCTGTTATTGGCTTCACCCGGTCCATAGCCGCCTACTATGCCGCCGACAATATTCGGGTCAATGCCCTGTTGCCCGCCCTGGTCGAAACCCCCATGTCGCAGCGAGCCACTACCGACGACGCCATCATGTCCTTCGTAAAAACCAAGCAGCCGCTGGAAGGGGGCCGCATTGGCCAACCCGACGACCTCGACGGGGCTGCCGTGTATTTTCTTTCCGATCAATCGCGGTTTACAACGGGGCAGATTCTGACCATCGACGGCGGCTGGGACCTCAGCGAAGGCCAGTATTAG
- a CDS encoding glycosyltransferase family 9 protein codes for MTRILVIQTAFIGDVILATALLEQIRQQRPEAQIDMLLRKGNESLLANHPFLHSVLIWDKKGGKYKNLWNLLGQIRQNEYDVVINLQRFGATGLLTALSGARQTIGYDKNPFSRFFKYRIEHRIEPGIHEVDRNAALLGPMGIGTFVAPRPRLYPSPADRQAVAPYQEKPYLCIAPTSVWFTKQYPAEKWVEFIRQNPADTTIYLLGAPTDIDACAYIRQQVLATHPHVQNLAGKLSFLQSAALMQGAIMNYVNDSAPMHLCSAVNAPTTAVFCSTIPAFGFGPLADDARIVQTPEPLDCRPCGLHGYRACPLGHFRCATTIEIASNR; via the coding sequence ATGACACGTATCCTGGTAATTCAGACCGCTTTTATTGGTGATGTAATTCTGGCCACTGCCCTGTTGGAACAGATCAGGCAGCAACGGCCCGAAGCTCAAATTGACATGCTGCTGCGAAAAGGCAATGAAAGCCTGCTGGCCAATCACCCGTTTCTGCACTCGGTTCTGATCTGGGACAAAAAAGGGGGCAAATACAAAAACCTCTGGAACCTGCTGGGGCAAATTCGCCAAAACGAGTACGATGTGGTAATTAACCTGCAGCGGTTTGGCGCAACGGGCCTGCTTACGGCCCTCTCAGGAGCGCGCCAAACAATTGGGTACGACAAAAATCCGTTCAGCCGGTTTTTCAAATACCGCATCGAACACCGCATTGAGCCAGGTATTCACGAAGTTGACCGCAATGCCGCCCTGCTTGGTCCCATGGGTATCGGCACGTTTGTGGCACCCCGGCCCCGCCTGTACCCCAGCCCGGCCGACCGGCAGGCCGTTGCGCCGTATCAGGAGAAGCCTTACCTCTGCATTGCTCCTACCTCGGTCTGGTTCACCAAGCAATACCCAGCCGAAAAATGGGTTGAATTTATCCGGCAAAACCCCGCCGATACAACCATCTACCTCCTCGGCGCCCCGACCGATATCGACGCCTGTGCCTATATTCGGCAGCAGGTGCTTGCTACCCACCCCCATGTGCAGAACCTGGCGGGCAAACTTTCGTTTTTGCAGTCGGCCGCACTGATGCAGGGGGCCATTATGAATTACGTGAACGATTCGGCCCCGATGCACCTCTGCTCGGCCGTCAATGCCCCCACCACGGCTGTTTTCTGCTCCACGATTCCGGCCTTTGGGTTCGGGCCGCTCGCCGACGATGCCCGGATTGTGCAAACCCCCGAACCCCTCGACTGCCGGCCGTGTGGCCTTCACGGGTACCGAGCCTGCCCACTGGGGCATTTCCGGTGTGCTACTACTATCGAAATAGCCTCTAACCGATAG
- a CDS encoding pyridoxal phosphate-dependent aminotransferase codes for MTKLSSISRRDWLRASGLLAAGLTSFGRPPLSMAAPLAGSQQAFAREFYLTAPPETMPKLKARLMANENPYGISPKAREALVKAVDLSNRYAWMEFGELANRIGEQEGVARKNILFSPGSSDILMAAAAYYTQNGDPSKPGTILTCRPTYDDLLERSEAFGANIEAVPLTPQYEYDLDAMKARIGPNTKMVYIVNPNNPTGTIVNPQKLEAFVREVAPKVPVFLDEAYIDFLAPAERPNTGKLVAEGLNVIVARTFSKIHAFAGLRLGYGLAQPEVLKALRQYTNNNFGVSITTLMAGIAAYEDREWQTYCRTENAKVRDYTTKALKGMGYEVIPSYANFLLFPIRMKPKTFENQMWANGIGIQTREFGGQPWCRVSIGTQAEMEAFLAEFKKVVG; via the coding sequence ATGACAAAACTATCTTCTATCAGTCGGCGCGACTGGTTACGCGCCAGTGGCCTACTGGCAGCCGGTCTGACCAGCTTCGGCAGGCCCCCACTCAGCATGGCCGCCCCCCTCGCGGGTAGTCAGCAGGCCTTCGCGCGGGAGTTCTACCTGACGGCTCCGCCCGAGACCATGCCGAAGCTGAAAGCCCGGCTTATGGCCAACGAAAATCCCTACGGCATATCGCCCAAAGCCCGCGAAGCTCTGGTAAAAGCCGTAGACCTGAGCAACCGCTACGCCTGGATGGAGTTTGGCGAACTGGCCAACCGCATTGGCGAGCAGGAAGGGGTGGCACGCAAGAACATCCTGTTCAGCCCCGGCTCGTCGGATATACTGATGGCTGCGGCTGCATACTACACCCAAAACGGCGACCCATCGAAACCCGGAACCATTCTGACCTGCCGCCCTACGTACGACGATCTGCTGGAACGGTCTGAAGCCTTCGGGGCCAACATTGAAGCCGTTCCGCTTACCCCTCAGTACGAGTACGACCTCGACGCCATGAAGGCCCGCATTGGACCCAATACCAAAATGGTGTACATCGTGAACCCCAACAACCCAACCGGCACCATTGTGAATCCGCAGAAACTCGAAGCGTTTGTGCGGGAGGTAGCGCCCAAAGTGCCGGTCTTTCTCGACGAAGCGTACATTGATTTTCTGGCCCCGGCCGAACGCCCAAACACCGGCAAGCTGGTTGCCGAGGGCCTGAACGTGATTGTAGCCCGGACGTTCTCCAAGATTCACGCGTTTGCGGGATTACGACTGGGATATGGCCTTGCCCAACCCGAGGTGCTCAAAGCCCTACGCCAGTACACCAACAATAATTTTGGGGTCAGCATCACCACCCTCATGGCCGGGATTGCCGCCTACGAAGACCGCGAATGGCAAACCTACTGCCGCACCGAAAACGCGAAAGTGCGCGATTACACCACCAAAGCCCTCAAAGGCATGGGATACGAGGTAATTCCATCGTACGCCAACTTCCTGTTATTCCCGATCCGTATGAAGCCCAAAACGTTTGAGAACCAGATGTGGGCAAACGGTATTGGCATTCAAACCCGCGAATTTGGCGGGCAACCCTGGTGCCGGGTAAGCATTGGCACACAGGCCGAAATGGAGGCTTTTCTGGCAGAGTTTAAGAAAGTAGTTGGTTAA